In a single window of the Hoyosella subflava DQS3-9A1 genome:
- a CDS encoding dTMP kinase: MGELIALEGLDGAGKRTLTAKLVVELEAAGARVATLAFPRYGESIHADIAAEALRGQHGDLAASVHGMAMLFALDRAAAKSHLSRLCSDNDVVILDRYVASNAAYGAARLRENSDGPFVQWIENLEFGRFRLPLPARQMFLGVPVELAQRRAAGREGTEPGRERDIFERDGDLQRRTANVYSALAAAAWVSPWRVLTATDPGAELAQWILG; this comes from the coding sequence ATGGGCGAGCTTATCGCGCTGGAGGGTCTCGATGGAGCGGGAAAGAGGACTCTAACAGCGAAGCTTGTCGTTGAGCTCGAGGCGGCAGGTGCGAGGGTCGCGACGTTGGCGTTCCCTCGCTACGGCGAGTCAATTCATGCCGATATCGCGGCCGAGGCGCTCCGTGGCCAGCACGGCGACCTCGCCGCTTCGGTGCACGGAATGGCGATGCTCTTCGCCCTCGACAGGGCGGCGGCGAAGTCGCATCTGTCCAGGCTGTGCAGTGACAACGACGTCGTCATACTCGACCGGTATGTCGCCTCGAATGCGGCGTACGGAGCGGCACGCTTGCGGGAGAATTCCGATGGTCCATTTGTGCAATGGATCGAGAACCTCGAATTCGGAAGGTTCCGGCTTCCGCTTCCTGCCCGGCAAATGTTTCTCGGCGTGCCAGTTGAACTTGCCCAGCGGAGAGCGGCAGGGCGCGAAGGGACTGAGCCAGGGCGCGAGCGCGACATCTTTGAGCGCGATGGCGACCTTCAGCGTCGCACTGCCAACGTGTACTCGGCGCTCGCGGCCGCGGCCTGGGTGTCGCCTTGGCGTGTTCTCACTGCCACTGACCCTGGGGCGGAGTTGGCGCAGTGGATTCTCGGCTAG
- a CDS encoding rubredoxin, which produces MSVEYKVYRCLQCGFEYDEAEGWPDEGIAPGTRWDDIPDDWSCPDCGAAKADFEMVEVSRS; this is translated from the coding sequence ATGAGCGTCGAGTACAAAGTCTATCGCTGTCTGCAGTGCGGCTTCGAATATGACGAAGCTGAAGGCTGGCCAGATGAAGGCATCGCTCCGGGGACTCGCTGGGACGATATTCCCGACGACTGGAGCTGCCCCGACTGCGGAGCGGCCAAGGCTGATTTCGAGATGGTTGAGGTTTCGCGCTCGTGA
- the mtrB gene encoding MtrAB system histidine kinase MtrB: MIGRARTRRKINGRTTRWVRRIRATGALLARWWRRSLQLRVVTSTLALSLVVILVLGFTLTNQLTERMLEAKIAAAEQQIESARQTVERELAGAGDTTSRQGRLNSARSALSWQEETEQTSGGAGQFSPVLIADADASSPLITSGPAEQIPTSLRDYVRQGQVARQYSTVQNSAGAQVPALIMGSPTASDIPALELYLVFPLESEERSLALMRGTIVTGGAVLLVLLAAISLLVARQVVMPVRSAARVAARFAEGRLKERMPVRGEDDMARLAMSFNEMAESLSRQITQLEEFGNLQKRFTSDVSHELRTPLTTVRMAADVIYDSRDDLDPMLQRSAELMVRELDRFEGLLADLLEISRHDAGVAELAAEQIDVRSCVQAALATVKHLAADARTELIVDMPDQSVVAEVDPRRVERVVRNLLANAIDHGEGNPVLLRMRSDGEAFAVMVRDWGVGLKSGEEKLVFNRFWRSDPSRVRRSGGTGLGLAISVEDARLHNGRLEAWGEPGHGSCFRLTLPVVRGRRITGSPLPLRPEPGDIALPDVPRSESSVSPASTSQDSEPHSPDGTMDSEAMMSGPRGAGRESSQ; the protein is encoded by the coding sequence GTGATCGGGCGCGCCCGAACGCGGCGCAAGATCAATGGTCGGACGACCAGATGGGTGCGCCGTATTCGCGCCACCGGTGCACTACTCGCACGATGGTGGCGACGCTCCCTGCAGCTTCGAGTTGTTACGTCAACGCTTGCGCTGTCACTGGTGGTTATTCTTGTGCTCGGGTTCACCCTGACGAACCAGCTCACCGAGCGGATGCTGGAAGCCAAGATTGCTGCGGCGGAGCAACAAATTGAATCCGCACGACAGACTGTTGAGCGTGAACTTGCCGGGGCGGGGGATACCACGTCCCGGCAAGGACGTCTTAATAGCGCGCGATCGGCACTGAGCTGGCAGGAAGAGACTGAGCAGACATCGGGCGGCGCGGGTCAGTTCAGCCCTGTTCTGATCGCTGACGCCGATGCTTCATCGCCTTTGATAACGAGCGGTCCAGCTGAACAAATCCCCACCTCTCTGCGTGATTATGTGCGGCAGGGCCAAGTAGCCCGGCAGTACTCGACGGTTCAAAATTCTGCGGGCGCTCAAGTCCCGGCGCTGATCATGGGCAGTCCTACTGCATCGGACATCCCGGCGCTCGAGCTCTACCTGGTGTTCCCACTCGAGAGTGAAGAGCGCAGTCTCGCGCTGATGCGCGGCACCATCGTCACCGGTGGCGCGGTGCTGCTGGTCCTGCTGGCTGCTATCTCCCTGCTTGTTGCGCGCCAGGTCGTGATGCCCGTCCGCTCTGCCGCTCGGGTGGCCGCCAGATTTGCCGAAGGCCGGCTCAAGGAACGGATGCCGGTACGTGGTGAGGATGACATGGCGCGGCTTGCGATGTCGTTCAACGAGATGGCGGAAAGCTTGTCGCGGCAGATCACGCAGCTAGAGGAGTTCGGGAATCTCCAGAAACGATTCACGTCAGACGTCAGCCATGAGCTGCGGACGCCGCTCACGACGGTGCGCATGGCCGCCGATGTCATCTACGACAGCCGGGATGACTTGGACCCCATGCTCCAGCGGTCAGCGGAACTCATGGTGCGCGAACTGGATCGGTTCGAAGGGTTGCTTGCGGATCTCCTAGAGATCAGTCGCCACGACGCGGGTGTCGCGGAACTGGCGGCAGAGCAAATTGACGTGAGGTCGTGCGTGCAGGCCGCGCTGGCGACCGTAAAACACCTCGCTGCGGATGCGCGAACCGAACTGATCGTGGACATGCCTGACCAGTCAGTTGTAGCGGAGGTAGACCCCCGGCGAGTCGAGCGTGTGGTGCGGAATCTCCTCGCGAACGCGATCGATCATGGTGAAGGCAATCCCGTTCTGCTGCGAATGCGGTCAGATGGCGAGGCATTCGCCGTCATGGTGCGTGACTGGGGTGTGGGCCTGAAGTCCGGTGAGGAAAAGCTGGTGTTCAACCGGTTCTGGCGATCGGATCCGTCGCGGGTGCGCCGGTCAGGCGGCACTGGGCTGGGTCTGGCGATCAGCGTCGAAGATGCGAGGCTACACAACGGCAGGCTTGAAGCGTGGGGTGAACCTGGCCATGGCTCATGTTTCCGGTTGACCCTACCCGTCGTGCGAGGGCGGCGGATCACCGGCAGTCCTCTCCCGTTGCGGCCTGAGCCGGGTGATATTGCGCTGCCTGATGTGCCCCGCAGTGAGTCGTCGGTGTCTCCCGCCTCCACGTCGCAGGACAGCGAACCACACAGTCCCGATGGCACGATGGACAGCGAAGCGATGATGAGCGGACCGCGCGGAGCGGGACGGGAGAGCAGTCAGTGA
- the mtrA gene encoding MtrAB system response regulator MtrA, whose translation MKPKILVVDDDAALAEMLTIVLRGEGFEPYVIGDGTQALSAVREIRPDLVLLDLMLPGMNGIDVCRVLRADSGVPIVMLTAKTDTVDVVLGLESGADDYVIKPFKPKELVARVRARLRRRDDEPAELLSIGDIEIDVPAHKVTREGEQISLTPLEFDLLVALARKPRQVFTREVLLEQVWGYRHAADTRLVNVHVQRLRAKVENDPEKPEVVLTVRGVGYKAGPP comes from the coding sequence ATGAAGCCGAAGATTCTGGTTGTCGATGACGATGCGGCCCTCGCCGAGATGCTCACGATTGTGCTGCGGGGTGAGGGATTCGAGCCGTACGTGATCGGAGACGGCACTCAGGCTCTGAGCGCGGTCCGTGAGATTCGCCCTGACCTGGTACTGCTCGACCTGATGCTCCCAGGAATGAACGGGATCGATGTGTGCCGGGTTCTTCGTGCTGACTCGGGCGTTCCGATTGTGATGCTCACTGCGAAGACGGACACTGTCGACGTTGTGCTGGGACTCGAGTCAGGTGCAGACGACTATGTCATCAAGCCATTCAAGCCGAAGGAACTCGTGGCTCGTGTGCGCGCTCGGCTGCGCCGCCGCGACGATGAGCCCGCCGAGTTGCTCAGCATCGGCGACATCGAAATCGATGTTCCCGCACACAAAGTAACGCGGGAAGGCGAGCAGATCAGTCTCACGCCGCTGGAGTTCGACTTGCTGGTGGCGCTTGCCCGGAAGCCTCGGCAGGTCTTCACCCGTGAGGTCCTCCTCGAGCAGGTGTGGGGCTACCGCCACGCGGCAGACACCCGCCTGGTGAATGTGCACGTGCAGCGACTGCGTGCGAAGGTCGAGAACGATCCCGAGAAGCCCGAAGTTGTGCTCACTGTGCGAGGAGTTGGATACAAGGCCGGACCGCCGTGA
- the lpqB gene encoding MtrAB system accessory lipoprotein LpqB: MSDSSAAHDEQLRAWSPAAECAAPRHSRTARIMAALISAGALLLSGCTALPTHSQPQAIGAIQHNPAETEVPEPTPGIDAFPLVREFIKASAQPAGRHAAARQFLTTEAESRWNDSASTTIANRVDVLSEGLRSDNTATFIVRAEKVGQLSPDGVFTAEEGTVETKISVVRVEDEWRIDDLPSGVIIERPHFLSHYERQAIYFLDPTGRRLVPDLRWVAVNPEQIVPQLMAMLMDGPSTNLAPGVTSQFSEEVRLRGPITKADGRTTQVGVGLGGIKMDLQGLAASGADERRRLAAQIIWTLDHADIPGPYVIEADGAPLDESLPTGWTRQDVASMDPNAAASADVGLHAIFNGALVSVTDSAVSPVPGTAGALDSLDSGSISHDGKQVAVITRNEDSDGSAYQLLIGAYGGALTVAAEGSSITRPSWSASDNSLWAVIDGDTVIRVVREPATGEHSALEVESGAIAGLQGQITSFRLAPDGVRAALIVGGKVYVAAVAEPRQGLHTLLNPKPVALNLTDTAVALDWGSTDSLLVVRNSSEAPVARVTADGSRVEQLPRGNLSPPVTAVDASPTTEYVTDSRGVLRLGQDEPDGERFWREVSRLMGVDAKPILPG; the protein is encoded by the coding sequence GTGAGTGACTCCAGCGCTGCGCACGACGAGCAGCTCAGGGCGTGGAGCCCGGCGGCCGAGTGTGCTGCGCCACGACACTCACGCACGGCTCGCATCATGGCCGCGCTCATCTCGGCCGGAGCTCTGCTGCTGAGTGGATGCACGGCGCTGCCGACACACTCGCAGCCGCAAGCGATCGGCGCTATTCAGCACAATCCTGCGGAGACTGAAGTCCCTGAACCCACACCCGGTATCGACGCGTTTCCGCTCGTCAGGGAATTCATCAAGGCCAGCGCACAACCGGCGGGCCGCCACGCGGCGGCGCGCCAGTTCCTCACTACGGAAGCTGAGAGTCGCTGGAACGACAGCGCAAGTACCACGATCGCGAATCGTGTCGATGTGCTCTCCGAGGGGCTGAGGTCGGACAACACAGCGACTTTCATCGTGCGTGCGGAGAAAGTGGGTCAACTGAGCCCAGACGGCGTGTTTACCGCGGAAGAAGGCACGGTAGAGACAAAGATCTCGGTGGTACGGGTCGAAGACGAGTGGCGGATCGACGACCTGCCCAGCGGAGTGATAATCGAGCGCCCGCATTTCCTGAGTCACTACGAGCGGCAGGCCATCTATTTCCTCGATCCCACCGGACGTCGCCTCGTTCCGGATCTTCGGTGGGTGGCGGTCAACCCCGAACAGATTGTGCCGCAGTTGATGGCGATGCTGATGGATGGGCCGTCCACAAACCTCGCGCCAGGAGTGACGAGCCAGTTCTCGGAAGAGGTGCGGCTTCGTGGACCGATCACTAAAGCTGACGGGCGCACGACGCAGGTAGGCGTGGGGCTCGGCGGAATCAAAATGGACCTTCAGGGGCTCGCCGCGTCGGGTGCTGACGAGCGCCGCAGACTGGCAGCCCAGATTATCTGGACGCTTGATCACGCCGACATACCTGGGCCTTACGTGATCGAGGCAGATGGTGCTCCGCTCGACGAATCGCTGCCGACTGGCTGGACACGGCAGGATGTTGCGTCGATGGATCCGAATGCTGCGGCGTCGGCTGATGTTGGCCTGCACGCGATCTTCAACGGCGCACTCGTATCTGTGACAGATTCTGCGGTCAGTCCTGTGCCTGGGACGGCTGGGGCGCTCGACTCACTGGACTCCGGTTCGATTTCGCACGACGGTAAACAAGTGGCGGTGATCACCCGCAACGAAGATTCTGATGGGAGCGCGTATCAGCTCTTGATCGGCGCTTACGGCGGCGCGCTGACGGTGGCTGCCGAAGGCAGTTCCATTACCAGGCCGAGTTGGTCTGCGAGCGACAACTCGCTGTGGGCGGTCATCGACGGTGACACGGTGATTCGTGTCGTCAGGGAACCGGCCACGGGAGAGCATTCAGCACTCGAGGTCGAATCGGGCGCAATTGCGGGACTGCAGGGCCAGATCACCAGCTTCCGGCTCGCGCCGGACGGTGTGCGTGCGGCTCTGATCGTTGGTGGCAAGGTCTATGTGGCGGCGGTCGCAGAGCCGCGTCAGGGGCTGCATACACTCCTCAATCCGAAGCCAGTAGCGCTGAACCTGACGGACACTGCAGTCGCGCTCGACTGGGGGAGTACTGATTCTCTGCTTGTTGTGCGCAACTCCTCCGAAGCGCCCGTGGCCAGGGTGACAGCGGATGGCTCCCGTGTCGAACAACTTCCACGTGGGAACCTGTCGCCGCCTGTGACCGCGGTCGATGCTTCACCCACGACGGAGTACGTCACAGACAGCAGAGGCGTGTTGCGCCTGGGGCAGGATGAGCCCGATGGGGAGCGTTTCTGGCGGGAAGTCTCTCGACTCATGGGTGTGGATGCGAAACCCATCCTGCCGGGCTGA
- a CDS encoding NAD(P)/FAD-dependent oxidoreductase → MSDQIAPDGTVVIIGSGVAAATAAESLRKEGFGGRVMMISNDAEYPYRRPQLSKELLQGAIAFERSRLRPPDFWEEQNVEIVRGATVTDIDTAERVVLLDNGEQQRYDALLIATGGRPRAVPGFAPEEQSNVHYLRSVADVEPLRKAIEEPGALLIIGAGLIGCEVAATARGLGSEVILLEAGDRPLGRVLPEPVAEIYSKMHRDNGVDLWTNVELDQLDVRPDGVTAISPRGQVWSGSSALISVGMAPNTDLADRAGISIDTSGRGGIIVDKYCRTSDPHVYAAGDVAIFPNLLLGGVQRVEHWNNAQEQGAHAARAILGMPTPFADVPWCWTKQYGKNLQIAGWPSPDDELIVHGSLEDHDFTVLCLRNERLIGVISMGRPKEFRSARALINDAPYIRRKVLEEGIPTTAPLAIPDLSSASARK, encoded by the coding sequence GTGAGTGATCAGATCGCCCCAGACGGCACCGTTGTCATTATCGGCAGTGGCGTCGCGGCGGCCACAGCTGCCGAGTCTCTCCGGAAGGAGGGCTTCGGCGGCCGCGTAATGATGATCAGCAACGACGCTGAGTACCCGTACCGTCGGCCACAGCTGTCGAAAGAACTCCTGCAAGGGGCGATCGCGTTCGAGCGGTCGCGTCTTCGCCCCCCGGATTTCTGGGAAGAGCAGAACGTCGAGATCGTCCGAGGCGCCACGGTCACCGATATCGATACCGCTGAGCGTGTGGTCCTCCTCGATAATGGTGAGCAGCAGCGGTACGACGCGCTATTGATCGCGACGGGAGGCCGACCGCGCGCTGTGCCAGGTTTCGCGCCCGAGGAACAGTCGAACGTTCACTATCTTCGCAGCGTCGCTGATGTCGAACCGCTGCGCAAGGCGATCGAAGAGCCTGGTGCGCTGCTCATCATCGGCGCCGGTCTCATCGGTTGTGAGGTCGCGGCAACTGCACGCGGCCTCGGCAGCGAGGTAATCCTGCTCGAAGCCGGAGATCGCCCCTTGGGCCGCGTACTTCCGGAACCGGTCGCTGAGATCTATTCGAAGATGCACCGGGACAACGGTGTGGATCTGTGGACGAACGTTGAACTCGACCAGTTGGACGTCAGGCCAGACGGCGTGACGGCGATCTCCCCTCGGGGTCAGGTCTGGTCTGGTTCGTCCGCGTTGATCTCCGTCGGCATGGCGCCCAACACGGATCTCGCCGACCGTGCGGGCATCTCGATCGACACGTCAGGGCGCGGCGGCATAATCGTCGACAAGTACTGCCGGACTTCTGATCCCCACGTCTACGCTGCCGGCGATGTTGCAATCTTCCCGAACCTGCTGCTTGGCGGCGTTCAGCGTGTCGAGCACTGGAACAATGCCCAGGAACAGGGTGCCCATGCGGCCCGCGCGATCCTCGGCATGCCAACGCCGTTCGCTGATGTGCCGTGGTGCTGGACTAAGCAATACGGCAAGAACCTGCAGATCGCTGGCTGGCCCTCACCTGACGATGAACTCATTGTTCACGGTTCGCTCGAGGACCATGACTTCACGGTGCTATGCCTTCGGAACGAGCGGCTCATCGGTGTTATCTCCATGGGACGCCCGAAGGAATTCCGCAGTGCCCGGGCGCTGATCAACGACGCGCCTTATATCCGTCGCAAGGTTCTCGAGGAGGGGATTCCCACGACCGCGCCGCTCGCGATCCCAGATCTCTCCTCAGCCTCCGCTCGCAAGTAG
- a CDS encoding alkane 1-monooxygenase, giving the protein MSAPTEGIVAESGERDSAALERWRDRKRYLWLLSLIPSAATFIAWGLVSATGWGGFWWAGIVIVFVLIPLIDVLLGDDGQNPPDEFIEELENDKFYRWCTYLYIPLQYAGLLAAVYLWASGTLSVVESLGLATTVGVTAGIGINTAHELGHKKEENERWLSRIVLAQTFYGHFFIEHNRGHHVRVATPEDPASSRFGESFYRFWPRTVRGSLTSAWEIEKARFGRLGTSHWTLKNDVLNAWLMSVALFGSILIGLQALSFAGVLDGYSIWNVLPYLVIQAVFGFTLLEAVNYLEHYGLRRKTLPSGRYERCTPEHSWNSDRICTNVLLYHLQRHSDHHANPTRRYQTLRSMDGAPQLPAGYATMIVVALVPPLWRKIMDKRVLAHYDGDISQANIDPSKREKVLAKFAESAPATKV; this is encoded by the coding sequence ATGTCTGCACCGACCGAAGGCATTGTTGCCGAGTCCGGGGAGCGCGATTCTGCTGCGCTCGAGCGCTGGCGGGACCGGAAGCGCTACCTCTGGCTGCTCTCTCTCATACCCTCAGCCGCCACGTTCATCGCGTGGGGACTTGTTTCCGCGACCGGATGGGGCGGATTCTGGTGGGCCGGAATCGTCATTGTCTTCGTTTTGATCCCGCTGATCGACGTTCTTCTCGGTGACGACGGACAGAACCCGCCGGACGAGTTCATCGAGGAACTCGAGAATGACAAGTTCTACCGGTGGTGCACCTACCTTTATATTCCTCTTCAGTACGCCGGCCTGCTGGCCGCGGTGTACCTCTGGGCTTCGGGCACATTAAGCGTCGTCGAAAGCCTGGGTCTCGCGACCACCGTGGGTGTCACAGCGGGGATCGGAATCAACACCGCGCACGAACTCGGCCATAAGAAGGAAGAGAACGAGCGCTGGCTGTCCCGGATCGTTCTTGCGCAGACCTTTTACGGGCACTTCTTCATCGAGCACAACCGTGGGCACCACGTTCGAGTCGCAACGCCTGAAGACCCAGCGTCATCGCGCTTCGGTGAGTCCTTCTACCGATTCTGGCCACGGACCGTTCGTGGCAGCCTGACGTCAGCATGGGAGATCGAGAAGGCGCGCTTCGGCCGCCTCGGTACCTCACATTGGACGCTCAAGAACGACGTGCTTAACGCATGGCTGATGTCCGTCGCGCTATTTGGTTCGATTCTGATCGGATTGCAGGCACTCAGCTTTGCGGGCGTGCTGGACGGCTACAGCATCTGGAACGTGCTCCCTTACCTGGTTATCCAGGCCGTCTTCGGTTTCACCCTGCTAGAGGCGGTGAACTATCTGGAGCACTACGGCCTGCGCCGGAAGACGCTGCCAAGCGGCCGTTACGAGCGCTGCACGCCTGAGCACAGTTGGAACAGTGACCGCATCTGCACAAACGTGCTTCTTTACCACTTGCAGCGACACAGTGACCACCATGCGAACCCAACGCGCCGCTACCAGACGTTACGCAGCATGGACGGCGCCCCGCAGTTGCCGGCTGGTTACGCCACGATGATCGTCGTCGCCCTGGTTCCCCCGCTGTGGCGCAAGATTATGGACAAGCGAGTCCTTGCCCACTACGACGGGGATATCTCGCAAGCTAACATCGACCCGAGCAAGCGAGAAAAGGTTCTCGCGAAGTTTGCGGAATCAGCGCCAGCTACAAAGGTGTAG
- a CDS encoding rubredoxin, producing the protein MSTYKCEVCDYEYDEAKGDSREGFPPGTPWGDVPDDWPCPDCGVREKVDFIPLTNA; encoded by the coding sequence ATGAGCACCTATAAGTGCGAGGTATGTGACTACGAGTACGACGAGGCCAAGGGCGATTCGCGTGAGGGTTTCCCGCCCGGCACTCCCTGGGGTGACGTCCCAGACGACTGGCCTTGCCCCGACTGTGGCGTCCGGGAGAAGGTTGACTTCATTCCCCTCACCAACGCCTGA
- a CDS encoding TetR family transcriptional regulator → MPGVRTRGSYQEAARQLLRTSVLDAVRSLLDEKEWSDITMAEVARAAGVSRQTLYNEFDSRQGVAQQYILRLVDQFLDEVKDAVAAHPDDARGTIMSAFERFISIATSDPAVRWALLGRAKSELLSLITTDGWPVLEKAVNSLAEVFEGSWVQLSPRDARIAANHVGRIALSFIAIPARSPDTIIDDFTDFVVPFFERAYEDSLARRPAS, encoded by the coding sequence ATGCCCGGTGTACGAACTCGTGGGTCCTATCAAGAAGCGGCGCGGCAACTGCTCCGCACCTCCGTCCTCGATGCTGTTCGTTCTCTCCTTGATGAGAAGGAGTGGTCCGACATCACGATGGCCGAGGTCGCGCGCGCTGCCGGAGTCAGCCGTCAGACTCTGTACAACGAGTTCGACTCGCGGCAGGGCGTCGCGCAGCAGTACATCCTGCGCCTTGTCGACCAATTCCTCGACGAGGTGAAAGACGCAGTCGCGGCGCATCCGGACGACGCGCGCGGGACAATTATGAGCGCGTTCGAGCGCTTCATCAGCATTGCGACGAGTGACCCAGCTGTTCGGTGGGCGCTGCTTGGCCGCGCGAAATCCGAGCTGCTCAGCCTCATCACCACTGACGGGTGGCCGGTCCTGGAAAAAGCTGTGAACTCCCTGGCCGAGGTGTTCGAGGGAAGCTGGGTGCAACTCTCGCCGCGCGACGCCCGGATTGCGGCAAACCATGTCGGCCGGATCGCACTGAGTTTCATCGCCATCCCGGCGCGCTCGCCGGACACGATAATTGACGACTTCACCGACTTTGTCGTGCCCTTCTTCGAGCGCGCGTACGAGGATTCACTCGCGCGCCGGCCAGCGTCCTAG
- the ahcY gene encoding adenosylhomocysteinase: protein MAAQPSVEQRNGLDYKVADLSLAEFGRKEIRLAEHEMPGLMTLRREYAEVQPLKGARITGSLHMTVQTAVLIETLTALGASVRWASCNIFSTQDHAAAAIVVGPYGTPEDPQGVPVYAWKGETLEEYWWCTEKALTWPDEAGPANMILDDGGDATMLVLRGAQFEAAGTVPPIDPDQHSAEYQVFLGLLQRSLEADGKKWTRIADSVQGVTEETTTGVHRLYQFAAAGELVFPAINVNDSVTKSKFDNKYGTRHSLLDGINRGTDVLIGGKYAVVCGYGDVGKGSAEALRGQGARVTVTEVDPINALQAMMDGFHVATVDEVISAADIVITATGNMNVITFEHMQRMKHQAILGNIGHFDNEIDMAGLEKAPNVRRDTIKPQVDEWMFDDGHSIIVLSEGRLLNLGNATGHPSFVMSNSFSNQVIAQLELWTKKDEYDNEVYRLPKHLDEKVARIHVEALGGSLTKLTKEQAEYIGVDVEGPYKPDHYRY, encoded by the coding sequence ATGGCGGCACAGCCATCTGTGGAACAGCGGAACGGTCTCGACTACAAGGTCGCGGATCTCTCCCTCGCTGAGTTCGGACGAAAAGAAATTCGCCTGGCCGAGCATGAGATGCCCGGATTGATGACATTGCGTCGCGAATACGCTGAAGTGCAGCCTCTCAAAGGGGCAAGGATCACGGGATCGCTGCATATGACGGTCCAAACCGCGGTCCTGATTGAAACACTGACCGCGCTGGGTGCGTCTGTCCGGTGGGCGTCGTGCAACATCTTCTCGACCCAGGATCACGCGGCCGCCGCCATTGTCGTCGGCCCATACGGTACTCCGGAGGATCCGCAGGGGGTCCCCGTCTACGCGTGGAAAGGTGAAACCCTCGAGGAGTACTGGTGGTGCACTGAGAAGGCACTGACCTGGCCGGATGAGGCTGGGCCCGCCAACATGATTCTCGACGATGGCGGCGATGCGACGATGCTGGTTCTTCGTGGCGCTCAGTTCGAGGCCGCAGGGACAGTTCCTCCCATCGATCCAGACCAGCATTCAGCCGAATACCAGGTATTTCTGGGCCTGCTCCAGCGTTCACTCGAGGCAGACGGAAAGAAATGGACCCGGATCGCTGATTCGGTCCAGGGCGTCACCGAAGAGACAACGACCGGCGTGCATCGCTTGTACCAGTTCGCGGCGGCCGGTGAGCTCGTCTTTCCCGCGATCAATGTCAACGACTCCGTCACCAAGAGCAAGTTCGACAACAAGTACGGCACCAGGCACTCGCTGCTAGACGGGATCAACCGTGGCACCGATGTCCTGATCGGCGGCAAGTACGCTGTCGTCTGCGGTTACGGCGACGTCGGTAAGGGAAGTGCGGAAGCCCTGCGCGGCCAGGGTGCACGTGTGACGGTGACCGAGGTCGACCCGATCAACGCGCTACAGGCGATGATGGACGGATTCCATGTGGCCACCGTCGATGAGGTGATTTCGGCCGCTGACATCGTGATCACGGCGACGGGCAACATGAACGTAATCACTTTCGAGCATATGCAGCGCATGAAGCATCAGGCGATTCTCGGAAACATCGGACACTTCGACAACGAGATCGATATGGCTGGCCTCGAGAAGGCGCCGAATGTCCGGCGGGACACGATCAAGCCGCAGGTGGATGAATGGATGTTCGATGACGGACACTCGATCATCGTGCTGTCCGAAGGACGACTGCTGAACTTGGGTAACGCTACCGGGCATCCTTCTTTCGTCATGAGTAACAGCTTCTCGAACCAGGTCATCGCGCAGCTGGAACTCTGGACGAAGAAGGACGAGTACGACAACGAGGTTTATCGACTGCCTAAGCACCTCGATGAGAAGGTCGCGCGCATCCATGTCGAAGCTCTGGGGGGATCACTCACAAAGCTGACAAAGGAGCAGGCTGAGTACATCGGGGTCGATGTGGAAGGGCCGTACAAGCCGGATCACTACCGCTACTAA